One stretch of Lemur catta isolate mLemCat1 chromosome 2, mLemCat1.pri, whole genome shotgun sequence DNA includes these proteins:
- the PSMG3 gene encoding proteasome assembly chaperone 3 gives MESKPLVTSKQKTEVVCGVPTQVVCTAFSSHILVVVTQFGKMGTLVSLEPSNVASDISKPVLTTKVLLGQDEPLIHVFAKNLVAFVSQEAGNRAVLLAMAMKDKSMEGVKALKEVIRVCQVW, from the exons ATGGAAAGCAAACCATTGGTGACCTCGAAGCAGAAGACTGAAGTGGTGTGTGGGGTCCCCACCCAGGTGGTGTGCACAGCCTTCAGCAGTCACATCCTGGTGGTGGTGACCCAGTTTGGGAAGATGGGTACCCTGGTCTCCCTGGAGCCCAGCAATGTGGCCAGCGACATCAGCAAGCCGGTGCTTACTACAAAAGTCCTTCTGGGACAGGATGAG CCTCTCATCCACGTCTTTGCAAAGAACCTGGTAGCGTTTGTGTCTCAAGAAGCTGGAAACAGAGCAGTCCTGCTAGCCATGGCCATGAAGGACAAGAGCATGGAGGGGGTGAAGGCCTTGAAGGAGGTGATCCGGGTGTGCCAGGTGTGGTGA